In Deinococcus sp. HSC-46F16, the following are encoded in one genomic region:
- a CDS encoding heavy-metal-associated domain-containing protein, which translates to MAAMTGKPTRVLLGVRGMTRDAGERVAQHLRSLPGVAQATPDEGQIEVHYDPSQHTVMDLVRAVRSQGFLAGML; encoded by the coding sequence ATGGCTGCCATGACAGGCAAGCCCACCCGTGTGCTGCTCGGCGTGCGCGGCATGACCCGCGACGCGGGCGAGCGCGTCGCCCAGCACCTCCGTTCCCTTCCCGGTGTCGCCCAGGCCACCCCCGACGAGGGCCAGATCGAAGTCCACTACGACCCCTCCCAGCACACCGTGATGGACCTCGTGCGGGCCGTGCGCTCGCAGGGGTTCCTGGCCGGGATGCTCTGA
- a CDS encoding serine/threonine-protein kinase yields MPLAGQVVGEGVRLVRPLGRGSHSVVYFAVDAEGQPRAVKIFEPHFASHAERELACGAGLDHPRLVRVLAPVTVEGRPGLLLTYARGQVLFTRYAHRPALTCDRRAYLLTLAHLLGALGHLHGRGVVHRDVKPENIIAEPGGSATLVDFDLSGPAGETFAAPTRMGTAAFQSPESRRGEPLGPESDLYGVGILLGWGLHGALGPQGVPPPPAADPLDPLLAALTDPDRSRRLGDAAEAREWLLRLAGLPY; encoded by the coding sequence ATGCCGCTGGCGGGACAGGTCGTGGGAGAGGGGGTGCGCCTCGTGCGGCCCCTGGGGCGCGGTTCGCACAGCGTGGTGTATTTCGCCGTGGATGCCGAGGGTCAACCCCGCGCGGTCAAGATTTTCGAGCCGCACTTCGCTTCTCACGCGGAGCGCGAGCTGGCGTGCGGAGCAGGCCTCGACCACCCCCGGCTGGTGCGGGTGCTGGCCCCCGTGACTGTCGAGGGCCGCCCCGGCCTGCTCCTGACCTATGCCCGTGGGCAGGTGCTGTTTACCCGCTACGCCCACCGCCCCGCGCTCACCTGTGATCGCCGCGCCTACCTGCTCACGCTGGCCCACCTGCTGGGCGCCCTGGGGCATCTGCACGGGCGCGGCGTGGTCCACCGCGACGTGAAGCCGGAGAACATCATCGCGGAGCCGGGCGGCAGCGCGACCCTGGTGGATTTCGACCTCTCGGGTCCGGCGGGGGAGACCTTCGCCGCTCCCACCCGCATGGGCACCGCCGCCTTTCAGAGTCCGGAGTCGCGCCGGGGCGAACCTCTGGGGCCGGAAAGCGACCTCTACGGGGTGGGCATCCTGCTGGGCTGGGGGCTGCACGGGGCCTTGGGTCCCCAGGGCGTGCCCCCGCCCCCCGCCGCCGACCCCCTCGACCCCCTGCTCGCCGCCCTCACCGACCCCGACCGCTCCCGCCGCTTGGGCGACGCGGCCGAGGCGCGGGAGTGGCTGCTGCGGCTGGCGGGGCTGCCGTACTAG
- the bshC gene encoding bacillithiol biosynthesis cysteine-adding enzyme BshC, translating to MTKTIAAAYRAGELPAFFRLGLGDLDRAASELRPEVDRAALAAALREYHRDLGTLDAQAEEWLERLAHPASRVVVTGQQAGLLTGPAYSVHKGADAALLARRLHREDAPVVAVYWVASQDHDAAEVASTTLLDHAEELHRLTLDMPEGVPVGRVRWREEWTAEVEGLLDRFDTAPEYREAVRARVARAVTGGGSWADVFARLIHSLLAPAGVLVLDPLHPALARRMAPTLAHELERPLDGPARIEAAAEQLIAAGFEPQLRRPAGATNLFLEEEDGGRRLLRFDGRRFSTETQEYSREALLDLLAADPSRLTPAAGLRPVVQDALLPTLAFVVGPGEIAYGAQLGGVYELHGLKQPLLWPRLSVTWLEPNVARLLTRLGATAAEVQADPEGVLGRALARERGAAAASAERLAKLDAELRALADELGALDPTLVGAAERTRTRTTARMGHLQRLAVSALARQEDDRTRQLTRLRRHLLPGGVPQEREMNFLTYLLKHGEEPLRRLLALEPGTRTELPIS from the coding sequence GTGACCAAGACCATCGCAGCGGCGTACCGGGCGGGCGAGTTGCCCGCTTTCTTCCGCCTGGGGCTGGGCGATCTGGACCGGGCGGCCTCGGAACTCCGGCCGGAGGTGGACCGGGCGGCGCTGGCGGCGGCGCTGCGCGAGTATCACCGCGATCTGGGGACACTGGATGCCCAGGCCGAGGAGTGGTTGGAACGGCTGGCGCACCCCGCCTCACGCGTGGTCGTGACCGGGCAGCAGGCGGGGCTGCTGACGGGTCCGGCCTACAGCGTCCACAAGGGCGCCGACGCCGCGCTGCTGGCCCGGCGCCTGCACCGTGAGGACGCCCCGGTGGTCGCCGTGTACTGGGTCGCCAGCCAGGACCACGACGCGGCGGAGGTTGCCTCCACGACGCTGCTCGACCACGCGGAGGAGTTGCACCGGCTGACCCTCGACATGCCGGAGGGCGTGCCCGTGGGGCGGGTGCGCTGGCGGGAAGAGTGGACGGCAGAGGTGGAGGGGCTCCTTGACCGCTTTGACACCGCTCCGGAATACCGCGAGGCGGTGCGGGCACGGGTCGCGCGGGCGGTGACGGGCGGCGGCTCGTGGGCGGATGTGTTTGCCCGGCTGATTCACAGCCTCCTCGCCCCGGCGGGCGTGCTGGTGCTCGACCCGCTGCATCCGGCGCTGGCGCGGCGGATGGCCCCGACCCTGGCCCACGAACTGGAGCGGCCCCTTGACGGACCCGCCCGCATCGAGGCCGCCGCCGAGCAGTTGATCGCGGCGGGCTTCGAGCCGCAGCTTCGCCGTCCGGCGGGGGCGACCAACCTCTTTCTGGAGGAGGAAGACGGCGGGCGGCGTCTGCTGAGGTTTGACGGACGACGCTTCAGCACGGAGACGCAGGAATACAGCCGGGAGGCCCTGCTCGACCTCCTCGCCGCCGACCCCTCGCGGCTGACCCCGGCGGCGGGGCTGCGCCCGGTCGTGCAAGACGCGCTGCTGCCCACCCTCGCCTTCGTGGTGGGGCCGGGCGAGATCGCGTATGGAGCGCAACTCGGCGGGGTGTACGAGCTGCACGGCCTGAAGCAGCCCCTGCTGTGGCCCCGGCTGAGCGTGACATGGCTGGAGCCGAATGTGGCGCGGCTGCTCACGCGGCTGGGCGCGACGGCCGCCGAGGTGCAGGCCGACCCGGAGGGCGTGCTGGGGCGGGCGCTGGCGCGGGAGCGGGGGGCAGCAGCGGCCTCGGCAGAGCGGCTCGCGAAGCTGGACGCCGAGTTGCGAGCACTGGCGGATGAACTGGGCGCCCTCGACCCCACGCTGGTCGGCGCGGCCGAGCGGACCCGCACGCGCACGACCGCGCGGATGGGGCACCTCCAGCGTCTCGCCGTGAGCGCCCTCGCCCGGCAGGAGGACGACCGGACACGGCAGCTCACCCGGCTCAGGCGCCATCTGCTGCCGGGCGGCGTGCCCCAGGAACGTGAGATGAACTTCCTGACCTACCTGCTCAAGCATGGGGAAGAACCGTTGCGGCGGCTGCTCGCGTTGGAGCCGGGCACGCGGACCGAACTGCCCATTTCCTGA
- a CDS encoding NAD(P)-dependent oxidoreductase: MSRTTAFLGLGAMGAPMAAHLARQARDTGGRALVWNRTGAKADAHAREHGSEAAHLSGAARADVIFSCLPTSREVDEVLAELEADLRPGTVWVDCTSGHPEAARRQSAWLAERAVAFLDAPVSGGTAGAQAGTLTVMVGGEADVLDRVRPDLAFAGKVVHVGGTGAGFAVKAVNNALLAVNLWAAGEGLAALARAGVDVEGALEVINASSGRSNASENLIGQRVLTREFPVTFGLGLLAKDAGIAADVVRAAGASAPVLMQTEALFRAAATVVGAGEDHTAALRLIEQMNDQEIR; this comes from the coding sequence ATGAGCCGAACAACCGCATTTCTGGGTCTGGGCGCGATGGGAGCGCCGATGGCCGCCCACCTCGCGCGGCAGGCCCGCGACACCGGGGGACGCGCCCTGGTGTGGAACCGCACGGGCGCGAAAGCCGACGCGCACGCCCGCGAGCACGGCAGCGAGGCGGCGCACCTCTCCGGTGCGGCGCGGGCCGACGTGATCTTTTCGTGCCTGCCCACCAGCCGTGAGGTGGACGAGGTGCTGGCCGAGCTGGAAGCCGACCTGCGCCCTGGCACCGTCTGGGTGGACTGCACGAGCGGGCACCCGGAGGCGGCGCGGCGGCAATCGGCGTGGCTGGCCGAGCGGGCCGTCGCTTTCCTCGACGCGCCCGTCAGCGGCGGCACTGCCGGGGCACAGGCGGGCACCCTCACTGTGATGGTGGGCGGGGAGGCGGACGTGCTGGACCGGGTCCGGCCCGACCTCGCCTTCGCGGGCAAGGTGGTCCATGTGGGCGGCACCGGGGCGGGCTTCGCGGTGAAAGCCGTGAACAACGCGCTGCTGGCGGTCAACCTGTGGGCGGCGGGCGAGGGACTGGCGGCGCTGGCGCGGGCCGGGGTGGACGTGGAAGGAGCGCTGGAGGTCATCAACGCGAGCAGTGGCCGCTCCAACGCCTCCGAGAACCTGATCGGTCAGCGGGTGCTGACGCGCGAGTTTCCGGTGACTTTCGGGCTGGGGCTGCTCGCCAAGGACGCGGGCATCGCCGCCGACGTGGTGCGGGCGGCGGGGGCGAGTGCGCCCGTGCTGATGCAGACCGAAGCCCTGTTCCGCGCCGCCGCGACGGTGGTGGGCGCCGGGGAGGACCACACCGCCGCTCTGAGACTGATCGAGCAGATGAACGACCAGGAGATCCGATGA
- a CDS encoding patatin-like phospholipase family protein: protein MPGYGLVLGGGGARGLAHVGVWRVLEEARLPPQVLAGTSMGGLVAAFIAAGTSADELQRISETVSWRRLLDWRLGRGLLRASAFEAWLAEYLPPTFEALERPLAVTATDVLTGRMVYLRGGDLYAALRATTAYPGAIDPVPYGDMLLADGGILNQVPVDAAFFLGVQRVVAVDVTVPEPLELPGRRRRWRSEAHLGTVRSLRRAVDIMQAQLTDARLSLYRPDVLLRPDLGDIDLPSFRRGAEAIEAGEAAARAELSRVRALVGDG, encoded by the coding sequence ATGCCGGGGTATGGACTGGTCTTGGGGGGCGGGGGCGCACGTGGGCTGGCGCATGTCGGCGTGTGGCGCGTGCTGGAGGAAGCCAGGCTGCCGCCGCAGGTGCTGGCGGGGACCTCGATGGGAGGGCTGGTCGCGGCCTTTATCGCGGCGGGGACAAGTGCGGACGAGTTGCAGCGCATCTCGGAAACGGTGTCGTGGCGGCGGCTGCTCGACTGGCGGCTGGGGAGGGGGCTGCTGCGGGCCTCCGCGTTCGAGGCGTGGCTGGCCGAATACCTCCCGCCCACCTTCGAGGCGCTGGAGCGCCCGCTGGCCGTCACCGCGACGGACGTGCTGACTGGGCGCATGGTGTACCTGCGGGGCGGCGACCTGTACGCGGCGCTGCGGGCGACCACGGCCTATCCGGGAGCCATCGACCCCGTGCCGTACGGCGACATGCTGCTGGCCGACGGTGGGATTCTGAACCAGGTGCCGGTGGACGCGGCGTTTTTTCTGGGCGTGCAGCGGGTCGTGGCCGTGGACGTGACGGTACCCGAGCCGCTGGAACTGCCTGGGCGTCGGCGGCGCTGGCGCTCGGAGGCCCATCTGGGGACGGTGCGCTCGCTGCGGCGGGCGGTGGACATCATGCAGGCGCAGCTCACCGACGCCCGCCTGAGCCTCTACCGCCCCGACGTGCTGCTGCGGCCGGACCTCGGGGACATCGACCTGCCGTCCTTTCGCCGGGGGGCCGAGGCCATAGAAGCGGGCGAGGCGGCGGCGCGGGCCGAACTCTCGCGGGTGCGGGCGCTGGTGGGGGACGGGTGA
- a CDS encoding DUF503 family protein — MALGYVGVLTVRVEMPWVGNLKEKRALVRPVVERLKARYPLTVARLDGLDAHDWEVIGVATLSNDYGWVEETLRMAADFIAREGEYRVAWEETEITVLGGENGEEE; from the coding sequence GTGGCCCTCGGCTACGTCGGCGTCCTCACCGTCCGGGTGGAGATGCCCTGGGTCGGCAACCTCAAGGAAAAACGAGCCCTGGTGCGCCCGGTCGTCGAGCGCCTCAAGGCCCGCTACCCCCTGACGGTGGCCCGCCTCGACGGTCTCGACGCCCACGACTGGGAGGTGATCGGGGTCGCCACCCTCAGCAACGATTACGGCTGGGTCGAAGAAACCCTGCGAATGGCCGCTGACTTCATCGCCCGCGAGGGCGAGTACCGGGTCGCCTGGGAAGAGACCGAGATCACCGTGCTGGGCGGTGAGAACGGGGAAGAGGAGTAA
- a CDS encoding DUF402 domain-containing protein, whose protein sequence is MQAAEPVKIERHDLRTREHHTNTGVRPVGVYREHAHGLFVAREFVAHPRIRHWQAHLLPDLGLVVCRYDFHGLREHDYYLDIATVTREGEVWSVHDHYLDLLVHDGIAAEIVDTDELLAAHRAGYISAETCLSAVTAAHGVLSGLARARYDLHAWLGTRGVALEWLPDSVPA, encoded by the coding sequence ATGCAAGCCGCCGAGCCGGTCAAAATCGAGCGCCACGACCTGCGGACCCGCGAGCACCACACCAACACCGGGGTGCGGCCAGTCGGCGTCTACCGTGAGCACGCCCACGGCCTCTTTGTGGCGCGGGAGTTTGTCGCCCACCCGCGCATCCGGCACTGGCAGGCGCACCTTCTCCCCGACCTGGGGCTGGTCGTGTGCCGCTACGACTTCCACGGTCTCCGCGAGCACGACTACTACCTCGACATCGCCACCGTGACCCGCGAGGGCGAGGTCTGGAGTGTGCACGACCACTACCTCGACCTGCTCGTCCATGACGGGATCGCCGCCGAGATCGTGGACACCGACGAGCTGCTGGCCGCCCACCGCGCCGGGTACATCAGCGCCGAAACGTGCCTGAGCGCCGTGACCGCCGCGCACGGGGTGCTGTCCGGTCTCGCCCGCGCCCGCTACGACCTGCACGCCTGGCTGGGCACGCGGGGGGTGGCGCTGGAGTGGCTGCCCGACTCCGTTCCCGCGTAG
- a CDS encoding DegV family protein yields MTQTPKFAVVTDGGLDAFADLRNAVPVAPFSLNFGDQSYRMGEITREWLFRELQTNPTHPTSSQPTPQDWASGYRAAGAGGLPVLALTISAGLSGSRNAAEQALALVPDVPVTIHDTRTLSAAQAFQVHAAATAAERGESLETALDWVRHTHEETELYFTIETLEYLRRGGRIGRVQATLGGLLNLKPVITVDKEAAIYTNVGRARSYKGAIEAVAAQVTARHGEGTPLRLGLLYGSVREDADALLAAISQRHPVVWSGFAGVNPVLNVHTGPRALGVAAAPGGWVWER; encoded by the coding sequence ATGACCCAGACTCCCAAGTTTGCCGTGGTGACCGATGGCGGCCTCGACGCCTTCGCGGACCTGAGGAATGCCGTCCCTGTCGCCCCCTTTAGCCTGAATTTCGGGGACCAGAGCTACCGCATGGGCGAGATCACGCGGGAGTGGCTGTTCCGGGAGCTTCAGACCAACCCCACGCACCCGACCTCCAGCCAGCCCACGCCGCAGGACTGGGCCTCAGGCTACCGGGCGGCGGGGGCGGGCGGTCTCCCGGTGCTGGCCCTCACCATCAGCGCGGGGCTGTCGGGCAGCCGCAACGCCGCCGAGCAGGCGCTCGCACTGGTGCCGGACGTGCCCGTCACCATTCACGACACCCGGACCCTCAGCGCGGCGCAGGCCTTTCAGGTGCACGCCGCCGCGACGGCCGCCGAGCGGGGCGAGTCGCTGGAGACGGCCCTGGACTGGGTGCGGCACACGCACGAGGAAACCGAGCTGTACTTCACCATCGAGACGCTGGAGTACCTGCGCCGGGGCGGGCGCATCGGTCGCGTGCAGGCCACGCTGGGAGGGCTGCTGAACCTCAAGCCCGTCATCACGGTGGACAAGGAGGCCGCAATCTACACCAACGTGGGCCGGGCGCGGTCGTACAAGGGGGCTATTGAGGCTGTCGCCGCGCAGGTCACCGCCCGTCACGGCGAGGGCACCCCGCTGCGGCTCGGCCTGCTGTACGGCTCGGTGCGCGAGGACGCCGACGCGCTGCTGGCGGCCATCTCGCAGCGGCACCCGGTCGTGTGGTCGGGCTTTGCGGGAGTCAACCCGGTGCTGAATGTGCATACCGGGCCGCGGGCGCTGGGGGTGGCGGCGGCGCCGGGCGGGTGGGTCTGGGAGAGGTAA
- a CDS encoding Crp/Fnr family transcriptional regulator, whose protein sequence is MMSGPFGALPQETQAQVVAAARPGRWARGGLLFHPEDAAETLFVLTRGSVRLYRLGAGAREVTLDVHGPGDLLGTGALLDGASYGMYAEAMDDTEALLLGRETLNRLTAAHPAVGVALTEQVTRQTRSVQERLAGLVFMEVSQRLAQALLTLAEREGPWPEGGPLALRERVSHQDLAHVVGSTRETITKLLGDFRARGLLDLGYRRIILTDRAGLQAAAREPLRERPS, encoded by the coding sequence ATGATGTCGGGGCCGTTCGGAGCGCTGCCGCAGGAGACGCAGGCACAGGTGGTGGCGGCGGCCAGACCCGGCCGCTGGGCACGGGGGGGCCTCCTTTTTCATCCCGAGGACGCGGCCGAGACGCTGTTCGTGCTCACGCGGGGCAGCGTGCGGCTCTACCGCCTGGGGGCCGGAGCGCGGGAGGTCACGCTGGACGTGCATGGGCCGGGCGACCTGCTGGGGACCGGGGCACTGCTGGACGGCGCCAGCTACGGCATGTACGCCGAGGCGATGGACGACACCGAGGCCCTGCTGCTGGGCCGCGAGACGCTGAACCGCCTGACGGCCGCGCACCCGGCGGTGGGGGTGGCCCTCACCGAGCAGGTGACCCGGCAGACCCGCAGCGTGCAGGAACGGCTCGCCGGGCTGGTCTTCATGGAGGTTTCGCAGCGCCTCGCGCAGGCCCTGCTGACCCTGGCCGAGCGCGAAGGCCCCTGGCCGGAGGGCGGCCCGCTGGCCCTGCGCGAGCGCGTCTCGCATCAGGACCTCGCCCATGTGGTGGGCAGCACCCGCGAGACGATCACCAAGCTGCTGGGGGACTTCCGGGCGCGGGGGCTGCTGGACCTGGGCTACCGCCGGATCATCCTGACCGACCGCGCGGGCTTGCAGGCGGCGGCCCGCGAGCCGCTGCGCGAGCGCCCTTCCTGA
- the lepB gene encoding signal peptidase I has translation MTRLKGAGSGLLGKLWKEVLEPIVFAVVITQFLATLVGVDGVSMMPNLRDRERVFVPKYETWLHKAGVGNFSRGDILIFKPPREAAERAPNLTRPGPFGLWTYRPFLIKRLIGLPGDRIRIEDGEVFVNGTRLDQSWTTDYWREQGCWDTGSPLANGATSSIGGIVPDQAEITVPDGHYFVMGDNRTAGGSEDSRLFGPVPLRDIAGRAAAVVWPVIRKQNARYDCAAGQVADFSGESVLNWRVLERPEAFDALKSALGDQAKR, from the coding sequence ATGACAAGACTGAAAGGGGCCGGGAGCGGTCTGCTGGGCAAACTGTGGAAGGAAGTGCTGGAACCCATCGTCTTCGCGGTGGTGATCACCCAGTTTCTGGCGACGCTGGTGGGCGTGGACGGCGTGAGCATGATGCCCAACCTGCGCGACCGCGAGCGGGTCTTCGTGCCGAAGTACGAGACGTGGCTGCACAAGGCGGGCGTGGGCAACTTCAGCCGGGGCGACATCCTGATCTTCAAGCCCCCGCGCGAGGCCGCCGAGCGTGCCCCCAACCTCACCCGCCCCGGCCCCTTCGGGCTGTGGACCTACCGGCCCTTCCTGATCAAGCGGCTGATCGGCCTGCCCGGTGACCGAATCCGCATCGAAGATGGCGAGGTCTTCGTCAACGGCACGCGGCTCGACCAGAGCTGGACCACCGACTACTGGCGCGAGCAGGGCTGCTGGGACACCGGGAGCCCGCTGGCGAATGGCGCGACCTCCAGCATCGGCGGCATCGTGCCCGACCAGGCAGAGATCACGGTGCCTGACGGCCACTATTTCGTGATGGGCGACAACCGCACGGCGGGCGGCAGCGAGGACTCGCGCCTGTTCGGGCCAGTGCCCCTGCGCGACATCGCCGGGCGGGCGGCGGCGGTCGTGTGGCCGGTCATTCGCAAGCAGAACGCCCGCTACGACTGCGCGGCGGGGCAGGTCGCCGACTTCAGCGGCGAGAGCGTGCTGAACTGGCGCGTGCTGGAGCGCCCCGAGGCCTTCGACGCGCTGAAGTCGGCGCTGGGGGATCAGGCGAAGCGCTGA
- a CDS encoding nucleotidyltransferase domain-containing protein translates to MPADPAAQARLEAALPAALARIAATPGVYAALWCGSAARGEADEHSDLDVHALVEGDHRWRGSFVVDGVPVEVFHNPVRKVRAMFAAPDHATVAMFAQGRAALPHPDLTALVEEARAIHAAGPTPRPPTPAERHMWVDEVVEARSLMGDDLHALIALNAAGRLMGALYAARGWWEVKPRAWLRDLERHAAPEAALLRRVLTASTSTERQAALEALALAVLPGGLAYAESATDPQRVP, encoded by the coding sequence ATGCCTGCCGACCCCGCTGCCCAGGCCCGTCTGGAAGCCGCCCTGCCCGCCGCCCTCGCCCGCATCGCGGCCACGCCCGGCGTCTACGCCGCCCTATGGTGCGGGAGCGCCGCGCGGGGAGAGGCCGACGAGCACAGCGACCTCGACGTCCACGCGCTGGTGGAAGGCGACCACCGCTGGCGGGGCAGCTTTGTGGTGGACGGCGTGCCCGTGGAGGTCTTCCACAACCCGGTCCGTAAGGTCCGCGCGATGTTCGCCGCGCCCGACCACGCGACCGTCGCCATGTTCGCGCAGGGCCGCGCCGCCTTGCCCCACCCCGACCTCACCGCGCTGGTGGAGGAAGCGCGGGCCATCCATGCGGCAGGCCCGACCCCCCGACCGCCCACACCTGCCGAGCGGCACATGTGGGTGGACGAGGTGGTGGAGGCCCGCAGCCTGATGGGAGACGACCTGCACGCCCTGATCGCCCTGAATGCGGCTGGACGGCTGATGGGTGCCCTCTACGCGGCGCGGGGCTGGTGGGAGGTCAAGCCTCGTGCCTGGCTGCGCGACCTTGAACGGCACGCGGCGCCCGAGGCCGCCCTCCTGCGCCGCGTCCTGACGGCCTCCACATCCACCGAGCGGCAGGCTGCCTTGGAGGCCCTGGCCCTGGCCGTGCTGCCGGGTGGGCTGGCCTATGCCGAGAGCGCCACCGACCCCCAGCGCGTGCCCTGA